The following proteins are encoded in a genomic region of Coregonus clupeaformis isolate EN_2021a chromosome 14, ASM2061545v1, whole genome shotgun sequence:
- the LOC121581562 gene encoding uncharacterized protein CXorf38 homolog: MVHEELSARLNDGGYKNWLKAGYCLLKLREGLHSFTDTEMRSFHGNLVTRNPGLRRPCQSGCRPKGNQLYSVCVVCAEWRTAILRHHTNPSGTVNWGNCSPPLWNQDHWELAKAYMPRGQAGVKGAELCDVSALLNLLNYCSHFNYVDQRCVREVIRCRNELMHSCEMRVCDQWMRHYQASIQQLLRQFTHLPEVAAAGQQILEMLAVDLSVLVPGVDRVDGSLWEGVEPESISQWETDLLRERLQELLTDTDTQDTEELLRLRDFLLANRDLSDQFSSELQTITSMETQRRRRGEGEEEREKGEVGGKGGE; encoded by the exons atGGTACACGAAGAGTTGAGTGCTCGTCTGAACGATGGCGGGTATAAGAACTGGCTCAAAGCGGGGTACTGCCTCCTCAAACTGCGGGAGGGGTTGCACTCTTTCACCGATACTGAAATGAGATCGTTCCATGGAAATCTAGTCACTAGGAACCCAGGTCTGCGGCGGCCGTGTCAGAGCGGGTGCAGACCCAAAGGGAATCAG ctgtactctgtgtgtgtggtgtgtgcagaGTGGAGGACAGCGATCCTGAGGCACCACACAAACCCCAGCGGGACGGTGAACTGGGGGAACTGCAGTCCCCCACTCTGGAACCAGGACCACTGGGAACTGGCAAAG GCCTACATGCCGCGGGGTCAGGCTGGGGTTAAGGGGGCGGAGCTGTGTGATGTGTCCGCACTGCTCAACCTCCTCAACTACTGCTCCCACTTCAACTACGTAGACCAGCGCTGTGTCAGAGag GTTATCAGGTGTAGGAACGAGCTGATGCACTCCTGTGAGATGCGAGTGTGTGACCAGTGGATGAGGCACTACCAGGCCAGCATACAGCAGCTCTTACGGCAATTCACACACCTACCAGAAGTGGCAGCAGCCGGACAACAGATACTAGAG ATGCTGGCTGTTGATTTGTCGGTGTTAGTTCCTGGTGTGGACCGAGTGGACGGGTCCTTGTGGGAGGGGGTGGAGCCTGAGTCTATCAGCCAATGGGAAACAGACTTGCTGAGAGAGAGGCTGCAAGAGCTGCTTACTGACACCGACACACAG GACACTGAGGAGTTGCTGAGACTGAGGGATTTCCTCCTGGCCAACAGAGACTTGAGtgaccagttctcctctgaactCCAGACCATCACATCAATGGAGActcagaggaggagaagaggagaaggggaggaggagcgagAGAAGGGGGAGGTGGGAGGGAAAGGGGGGGAATGA